The Deinococcus detaillensis genome has a window encoding:
- a CDS encoding succinylglutamate desuccinylase/aspartoacylase family protein, translating into MSALKVGTASAQPGTVATGTIEVSRLAGGSALEIPVIVINGQKDGPCLWIDGAIHGDEPEGPLMCHILRREVDPAQLSGSLVLVPVINVPAFEAAARGNPLDTFSYDMNRIYPGKPDGYLSERVTYAHSQWMTQVADYELSIHSGGAHSYLSETIFATEDTASQELAKAMGEGWSLVLKSFLPKGNPMASMLEAGKTGITVELGGRSATSPQAFQRVGRVLADAAINVMRHYQMLPGEASYASPRWTGVQQALLAPSSGLFVAEPEADFQKPMQKGDKIATIYDLYGEVQDVLYAPVDGMIFGLRALPNVTVGEWCCFYAEIQGTLS; encoded by the coding sequence ATGAGTGCACTCAAGGTTGGTACAGCATCAGCGCAGCCCGGTACAGTCGCGACCGGCACTATCGAAGTCTCCCGCTTAGCTGGGGGAAGTGCGCTAGAAATTCCGGTCATTGTGATCAACGGCCAGAAGGACGGCCCGTGCCTATGGATCGACGGAGCTATCCATGGCGATGAACCCGAAGGGCCGCTGATGTGTCACATTCTGCGCCGGGAAGTCGATCCGGCGCAGCTCAGCGGCTCTTTGGTGCTGGTGCCAGTGATCAACGTCCCTGCCTTCGAGGCTGCTGCCCGTGGCAACCCACTGGACACGTTCAGCTACGACATGAACCGCATTTACCCGGGCAAACCGGACGGCTACCTCTCCGAGCGGGTCACCTATGCTCACAGCCAGTGGATGACCCAGGTGGCGGATTACGAACTCTCGATTCACTCAGGAGGCGCACACTCTTACCTCTCGGAAACTATCTTTGCCACCGAGGACACAGCGTCGCAGGAACTGGCCAAAGCGATGGGAGAGGGCTGGAGCTTGGTGCTCAAATCCTTTTTGCCCAAAGGCAATCCGATGGCTTCGATGCTGGAGGCGGGCAAGACGGGCATCACCGTTGAACTGGGCGGGCGCAGCGCCACTTCGCCGCAAGCGTTTCAGCGGGTCGGGCGGGTTCTGGCCGACGCTGCCATCAACGTGATGCGGCATTATCAGATGCTGCCGGGCGAAGCGAGCTACGCGAGCCCCCGCTGGACCGGTGTTCAACAGGCGCTGCTGGCACCATCGAGCGGTCTTTTTGTGGCGGAGCCGGAAGCCGATTTTCAAAAACCTATGCAGAAAGGCGACAAGATTGCCACCATTTACGACCTTTACGGCGAGGTTCAAGACGTCTTGTATGCGCCGGT